Below is a genomic region from Fusarium oxysporum f. sp. lycopersici 4287 chromosome 12, whole genome shotgun sequence.
GGACGTTTCCTTCCAGAGCTTCATAGCCAGGGTATATGCACAGAGAGATACCTGTCACAACGGTCACTAGCGAGTAGAGCTTGCATACCGATTCTGTTTGTTAGCCATGGGCAGATTCAAGGGTCGAAACACAGTAGCATGCACAGTTTGTCACTCTCAGAAGCTGAAGTGCGACGGCGGTAAGCACGCTGCTCATTGTCACGTTTGACAAGTGTACTGATAGAACGAGCTCATCCATGTGGACGCTGCGCTCGTCGCCAGCGAGAATGCGTGTACCCTGTGAAGACTACATACGTGACCGTACCAGAAGCCTACCTACGGGATCTTGAGAGAACAGCTGCAAGCTCTCGACCATCGTCATCCTTGACTTCCAGCTTCACAGATGATCTACCAGAGTATTCAGGACAATCACAGAGCCCTTCGGATCCGGGCACCTCGACTAGCAGCAGAGTCGCAGCTCGGGCTATTATATCAGATGACTGCAGTGCAGAACGTTTTGTCTATGACCTCCGGCAGATGGCGTTGCCTGAGAGTCCCAATGGGCTTCAGCAGCAAGGCGGATACTCATATGCGGTACTTAAATCCGACTTGATAGGTATGTATCTCCAACCTTGACAGCAATGACAACTTAGGAGTCTAATCCTGTTCAGAGCCGAGGATATTGATAAAACTTCCTTCAGCGCCGCTGGCTATGAAGTTACTTGACACCTTCGAGGAGATATTCTGTGACCACCACTGGTTTCTTCGAAGAGACTTCAGGGAACGAGTTCAACTATTATTCACAGACCCTAAGACGCAATCACAAGACAGAAGCTGGCTTTCAAGGGCGTCTCTTGTTTTTGCCTTGGCTACAACATTCATGTATGGATCGCAGCCATCTGGCGAACCTACAACTGAACAATCCGAGAACCCGACACCTCCCGGATCAGACTTGTTCGAGCAAGCTGTCGCTTTGCTAAATGTGTCATCTGAGGAGCCCACAAcagaggatgttgaggcaTTGAATTTGATGGTGAGCGGTCAGTCCCGACACTTTCGGCGCCATCTTACTTATAACAGGCGTTCTACTGCTACTCCTTGAATCGTCGCAGAATGGCCTACAAATACGCAACGCAGAGTTTAGCAGTGGCCAAGCTCTTGTTTCTTGACAGGACTCCGAATCTGTCAGCTTCTGGTCAAGAGGTCATCATCGAGCACCGAAAGCGTCTATGGTGGACATCCTTTTGCATGGAGAGAATGGTCGTAGCAGAGCTAGGACTGGCCCCAGCGCACGCTGCGAACAAGTTCGACGCCGTACTACCTTCTTCACGAGACATACCCGAATCAGAAATGGATCAATTTTTCGATCCAAGTGTTCAGACACTGCAGGCACAAATATGCGAGATCAAGTGCCAGATCATGGAATCTGTCGGTCACTTACGACGGGTGTCAGACCTAGAAACAATGCTGTTCGAGCTATGGCCTAGTTTCGATACACTGCGGTCTTGGAAGGAGAAGTTACCTTCATATATCTCATTTGACTTTAAAAGCGGTGTGCCGGAGGAAATGAGCCAGCGATCATGCGCTCGCGGGCTTGCATCGCTATACTTGAGATATCACCAGGTAGGTCCGTGGACAAACTTCCGACGTCATTTACTGACTCTAATAGTGCTTCACGGTACTACTTCgacccttcttctccaagaaaCTGTCTCTTAGGCTGCAGGGAGTTGATTCTGATCATCTCGAATCGAGGTTGAATGCAACAATGCGACAGAGAATTCAGGTGCTGACCAAGGAAGGCCATGATGCAGCGAGGAATAACTGCAAGATACTAATAGACCTCTTTCATCGCGGTAAACATGGTAAGCACTTTAACAAGCCCTGATTCAGTCACAATACGAATGCTAACTTTCCGATTAGCACGATTTGGTTATTGGGACTCAGTGCACGCTTTCAGTAGCCTCTCTATCATCTCTATTGCAAAGGCTGTCTCTCCCGAGCTTGCCGAAACCTCCGAGCTTAACGACGAGCACCTCTATAGTCAATGCCGCCTCATTTTGAAGGAAATGGCTGAAGCGGGTAACCCGGCTGCCAGAGATCACAACGCCTTACTAGCCGACTTAGACAGCATTGTTCAAATGCTCACAACCAATGAAGATGCCGGACCGATTGAAAGACCAGCAGAATTTGAGGTTCCATCATTAGAATTCTGCGAAGGCTTATGGTCTGACGTTGATTGGGTGGAGTTTTTAAATAATTGCTCTCAGTGGGCATAAAAATAAGAGAAGCAGTTCGTCGCTCAACATTACTGGTGTTGAAGGTGTGGTTGTACGTGTTGCATGACGCTGTTGATAGTTTCACAACAGAATATTTTATCTGGCAAGCTCGGCTAAGTTGATATAGACAATCTATAAGATAAGACCGACATTACCCTTCTGCATGCTTATGTTTTGACAAACCACGTGGCTGACAAGTAACCTCAAAATGCAACTGTGAGTCGAGACACCTCCCAGACGATAATGACATGGCTTGGCCTCGGGGAGACAGAAGGCTCAGGAGCCTGACAGAGGGTACCATAATAAACTCCTCAAAGATCTTCCTAAGCTTAGACcagtctttttgtcactcGGGGTCGAGGTCTAAGTCATTGCCTCCCCGAGCTTGGGTATGGCCTCAGATTTCAAGGCCGAGGCCCGGCTATTGCCAGATCTGACGCTATGCCTGACGAGTGTCGAATGGCAAATCGCTCGATTTGCTCCACAACCCAGCACACCGGTCAACCGGCAATTGTCAACGGTGTACAGCGCCCAAAAATGCACATACGTTGTCTCTGTGCCAAAAGGAGGGGGACGTGACAACAACGCTAATGGAGGGGTAGGAAATGTTCCCCCACAGACCGGAAATGCTGATTATCGGCTCAGTAGGGATCTGCCACGTCGGAAACCCGTTGAGTGCAGATCCCTGGTTGTATCATGGCACTGCATATGTCACGCGGGCGAAATTCTTGttcccttctttttcttcggCCGCTAATGCGAGCTTTTTCAGCATCGGCTGAGATGTTTTAGCGGCCGAAGCATGGGAGGGAAGACACCTAGTTGGTCAGCCGTATATCAGACAGATGGGCTATATGCAAGTACCCGCGACTGCATCCTCTTGTAGGGCGGCCATGGGTTTTGGAGGTACCATCGACTTTCGGTTTTGTTCTCACCGGTTCATCCCGCTGAAAGCCTCACCCCGTGGATTGGAGAGACAACCGGGCTATGTCAACAGCCTTGGGGGCCTCACTAGCAACACCACTCATTTCTATATAGATGGTCAGCGCCCTCAGCAACAGACTTCTCGAATCTCACGAGAGAGCACAACAAGCCAGCACAGACACCATACTGgcaccatcctcatcacttGAAACAATCTTAAAGTCTGTCAGCCTAGCAGCCAGCACGATGACGGTCACTCAAATCATCTCGACCGTAAGCCGCTTATCTCTGCCCAACGCAACCACCTTCACGTGCTTACATTGGTCAGGTTGTTCCCAGCGAGCCCAAGCCAACGAACGGCTTACTGGTCAAAGGGGCCAACGGACACAAAGTCACCGTGACCATCGAGACAAAGCGTCTCGAAAAAGACAGTCTCGGTCAGCTTGAACTCCCAGGCGATGTTCTCTACGGTATCAACACATTCCGCGCCATCGAAAACTTCCCTCTCTCAGGACGACCCATTGCCACCTGGCCAGATTTCATCTACGCATTTGCTGTAATCAAGCAAGCAGCAGCTCGTGCTAATTATGAAGTCGGCACTATCACATCTGAGCAGGCCACCGCTATTTCTGAAGCATGCGAGGAGATCAAAACTGGAGTACATGACAAGCATTTCGCAGTTGACATGATGGAGGGTTCTGGTGGTACATCTACCAACATGAATGTCAACGAGGTCATCGCCAACATCGTTGCTAAGAACTCAGGACGAGCTCTTTCCGATTACACCTTTGTTCATCCCAATGATCACGTCAACATGGGACAATCTACGAACGATGCTGTACCTTCAGCTATGAAGCTTGCTGTGTACCGCGCTATGGAGGGTGCTTTGGGTGCTCTCCAAGTGCTCGCGGATGCATTCGCTCTGAAGCGCCAGGAATACTCTAATCTTCTTCGCCTTGGAAGGACTTGTCTCCAGGATGCTCAGCCCATGACTTACGGCCAGGCTCTTGGTGCTCACGAGGCGGTCATCCGAAGACACAGAGAACATCTCATCACGATCCGCGACTCATTCTTGGTTCTCCCCATGGGCGGCACTGCTATTGGCACTGGATTTGGATCCAAGTCAGGCTACAAAGCAGCAGTCTTCAAGCATCTTTCCTCGTCGCTGGGAGTTGCAGTGCAACCATGTAGCGACGCGTTTGACGGCATGCAGAACATGGACACTTGTGCACGCCTCTCAGCCGAGCTGCGCAACACTGCCAATAGCTTGTGGAAGATTGCAAACGATATGATTCTGCTCTCTTCGGGACCCAACGGCGGTATTTCTGAGATTACTCTGCCGCCCGTCCAGGCTGGCTCTTCCATCATGCCGGGCAAGGTCAACCCTGTCATTCCGATTGCAGTTTGTCAAGTGGCGCTGGCCATCACTGGAAATGATGCTGCTGTTTCCATGGCATGCCAGCAAGGGATGTTGGAAATCAATCACTACGAACTCTTGGTCTGCGACCGACTGTTCGACAGCATacagcttctcaagagcgTCTCCAAGACATTCGCCAAGCGTTGCGTTAAGGGCCTTATCGCAAACAAGGAGACGTCAGAGAagcatcttcttgacgcGAGTGCACTTGCAACAGCTCTTGTCCCGAGCCTTGGCTATGCCAAAGTGTCAAGCATCGTGAGATCAGCTCTGGCTGAAGAGCGCCCGTTTTTGGATGTGGTGGTAGAGCGGGGCTTGTTGAGGCAGGATGATGTTTTGGGTGTTCTGGAGCGTTCGGTTTTCATTGAGTAATTATGACGTCAGTGTTAGATTTTTGTTCGTCAAGCAATGATAGAACTACAAACAGTACAACAAGGAACGTATTTTCCTATTCAAGAAAGCCGAGATTGCATATCGTGGTAACCGTGATAACTACGGAGCATCGTGTGTACGTGTTTACTCTAGGTCCAACTTGACACACGTTGTCGTCGCGTACTATCGATAAGAGATAACGCGTTGAACTCTGTGACGTCAAAATAATCATCGTCTACTTCAGATCCGGTTAGCCCAAGCCTCTCTTTCCAAGAATCAAGTCTGTTGTCCagcttcaccaccatcgcTTGTGGTACGAATTTACAGTAAAATCTTTGACCATAAGCTCAAGCTTTTCCTACACCATGAGCTTTGTCGCACCCGGAAACTGTATTTATAAGAACTTCAATCTATAccaaaagaaagaattaatatttatatgCCTGTAGTTAATCAAGCCATACACCTGAGCCCTATTGATCGTGATGTTAAATTACTTGCTCCATTTCTTCTACCTTCAGGGTAGCTGGGCCTGCTCTGAAGCCTGCAAACCAATCGCGTCCCCGATGTGGATAAGTCAGTTTCTGCGGTCTTTCGGGGCCCCGAGAAACCGAGCCTTTGCCCGAAAGAGACACatgccatcatcaaggatgaggttTGGCCTTGGCGTTTTGTAGGCCAATATCCATGAGTCTTTGACGAATCCGAGTGTTCCAAAATTTGTCAAATATTTTGACAAGTCAATTGAGCCTAATGACAACGATGAACGTGGATCCAAACGAAAGCGATGGAGAAGAAAACGCCGTCTCGGGCACGCGTCGAGTTCCCGAGCATAAGCTCTCTGTAAGCCGCGACCCATCACATGCTGGGCTGTAATTTCGGATGGCTACTGACAATTGGGCTTATTACTACCAGTGTGACCAATGTAGACAACGAAAGGTAAGTGAACGCGTACATCTCAGCAGCGCCTTCACTGAACCCGTCATAGATCAAATGCGACCGTGGAGATCCTTGTGGACCGTGTCAACGAAAGGATATTCGTTGTTCGTTCCCCACTGGCTTCAAGCCTCGAGCAAAACGTCAGCAGGTCCTAGTATCTGATGGCTAGTGAGTAGTAGTGAGAGAATTGATCAAGTAAACAAGCTTACATGAGGTGCAGTGAATCCAAATTGGATGCCATTTCGCGAAAGCTTGATCGCATAACCCTCGCTGTCGACAACAtcagttcttcttctcagcagctgcAAGGAGGCTCGTCAGCTGCTCATACTGCTATTAGTTCACAGGTTACCCCAATATCCCATGCGAGCTCCCCGTCGTGTAATATCAGGACAGGCCCGGAGAAAGGCTCGGAGTTCGAGGGCGATGTCACCTTGACGACACAGGCTACATTTGCGACGGACTTCTTGCAACAAGTCGTTGACAGCAACCAGCCATCGCAAACGCTTCCTGAGATAAAGAGTCACTTAGACGCACTGCGGAAGATCTTGGCGGGCAAAGAAGTTACGGCTGACGAGACGTGTCTTGTTGATACGCAACGAATAATGTCACCTCAAGAACATGGAGGGTTTCAGCTCCCTCCCGTCAACCTGGCCATGATGGCTGTACAGAGACTGAGAGGTAATCCGTGTGACACCTGTCCCTATAAACATACTGATATCGTTGTAGAGTCTTCCAGGTTGCAGCTATTCTGGCGTGCAGAGTTTCACAGCATCAGTCAATTTGTCGAGTATCTTATGACAGTTTACTTTGGCAAGCCTACCCTTGCTGATCTCATCGTTACGCATGTTGGCTTGGTAAGCCTATTGCACGAATGCGGCAACGTTGAGACTGAAGAAGTTCTCAAGAATGAGTTTGCAGCTCAGGCGACGGTCTGTCGGCAAAACCTGGAGTCTATCCTGGCTGGCCTTCCCTTCAACATGCCCTGTACACCCGATTACATACTCGCCCTGTTCATGGCTGTAAGTGTCTCGGCAGGAAGTCCCTTCGAAGAGCATACCACTAACAGAAGTCCAGTCATCCTATCATCTCGAGAATTGCCGGATTTCTATGTCCTGGAATAGTCTTGCTGCAGCAGTACAGATGTGCCAGACACTAGGTTTCACCCGGGAAAATCTCCCAAAGCCAGAGTCGAGAGAAGCAAAGCAACGACGGGCTAAACTGGTCTTCTACATCCATCTTTGCGACAAGATGCTCGCTTTGAGACTGAGTCGGCCAGTCTTGATCCGAGATGGAGAAATCACTATTGACTTTGAGGCTTTTGAAGCGGATAGGGGAGACGGACCTACTCCGGTCATTGAGAAATGGGCAAGGTTTTGCAACCTTCAAGGAAGAATCTATGATATACTCTACAGTCCGGGTTCtttgcttcagcaggatatTCAGAGAGAGACGAATGCGAGGAGACTTGCGGCTGAGATGGAGCAGTTGTTCCAAACAAAGAGTCTGGCAGAAGTAAGTTCAAGACCCATCCAAGAATGGGTGATGGTTCTCTAATACATTCGCAGGAACACTTATTTGAGTCAATTGGGGCGAGCATCGGCGAAAAACAGAGCGAGGTCTTCCGCAGGACCGATAGGGTAGCATACTATTCCATGCGCTGTCTGGTGTTCAGAGCAGTGAAGCCTGCGTCTTTGACATCCTCAGCCTTTTGCGATGAATGTCTCGAAGCAGCAAAGAATGGCCTTGAGCAACACAGGATTTGTTTGTCTATGCTCAAGAACGTCGAAACCATCGTCTTTGAGTTTTACATGCATTGGTAAGACCTCCATCGCTGGCAGAGATGTTTCAACTGACAAAGGACCAGGGGCCTCATGGCGGTACCTCTGGTGCCATTCATGGTCTTGTTTTGCCATGCCATCGAGACTTGCGACCCGACTCACTTGGAGCCGCTCGCAGCCGTGGTTGAAACAGTCGACATGATACCCCCAGATCTTCCAAACGTATACAGAAAACAGCTTCATCTGTTCAAGCTTATGTATGAAGTCGCGTGCAAGTATGTGGGATCGAGGACTAATAACCCTCCGGTCCAGGTATCAGGGCGTATACCTGATACACCATTTGAGATGTTGTTTTTCGAGGCGGGGGTTCCTGTGCCCAGTCACCTGAACATGCAGGCAAATATGCAGGGCTTTAGCGATGGCACACAGCTTGCAAATGAGATTAATTACGGGGGATTATCAACAGGACAAGCGGGGAATATTGTGGAGGGTAGCTTTGACCATAACATGGAGCTGGGGAACTGGTTTGAGCAAAACCAAGAGATATTCATGATGCTGGACAACAACCAATCATAGCCATGGACCTTTATAGCCAATATAAAGACTGCCACCATAGTAGAATACGTTAAAGATAATTGGGCAGAGGCTGTGGTTTCTACGGATGTCACTTGTCTTTACCATCGATACATTGTGTTTTGGCCTGCTTCGGGGTTACGGAGATGAGGCCAAAGGCTCGCCAGATATCAGGATAAGATTATGAGAGTTCAGCGAAACTAAAAAGGTTTAGTCATAGCTTTAcaaataatatttattagacTTAGGTTAAGGTCGAACGAGTTTCAATATCGGAACAAATTGATAAAATTAGAACCATGTCTATTgtatatataagaagatTATTGAGCTTGAAGTGAAATGGTAAAAGTAATCTGAACTATGTGTAAGACTCTATATTGATGCGATCTCTTGCAACAAGAGATAGAATTATTCCTTTTtgttcttcctcttcctaGGGACGCGAGCCAACCAGTAGATAGCAATTGCAGCCACACAGTTGAAGACAACGTAAACCCAAAGTAGCCCAAAGTCTCTCCAGCGGTTGTCGAAACTAACATTGATCCCCTTCAGGAAGGCATTGGTATCTGCCATAGGACAGTATTGACACTGAGTTTTGCTGCCTGAACTCTTACCAACAAGATATCCGCCCATATTGGACATGTAATTCGACAGAAACTCCTCACATGTACCATTCGCAGGCTTGAACTCCAAGATCTCGTTGTCGGCACAAGTAACAGGCGCATTGGCAAGAGTCGTGCCGAGGAAACCCTCTACCACGTATGTGAAAGGATTGACGCGGTACATGAAGATCCAGAAACCGGGCAGAGCATCAGGGCCAGCGAGGACGCCGCAAAATGCGAACATCATGATAAACAGCAGGTTCATGACACCACCTGCGGTATCAGCGTTGGGAAGTCCGGCGATGATCATGTGGGCGAAAGACGAAGCGAGTAGGAAGAACATCCAGACGTGAAGGAAGATGGTGATGCCACGAGAATGGACCTCGTTCGTGTACTCAGCATTGCGGTAGAGGCCGATGGGGAAGTACCAGCATATGAAGGCAAAGATACCGATGAACTAGACGGGATATTAGAAATGATCTGTCTGAGGAAGTGTGACGTAGCTTACCGAGTTCCAGACGATCTCGACTGTCAGATTGGCAAACATGAATGACTGCCAAGAGTATGTCTTTGCGGGACGCTCTCGAGCCTCGTAAAGAGTCCTCTGCTCCACAAAGGCCGGCATCATTTGTTCAGCGACCTGCGAaaagatggtcaagaagatgaataCACCAAACATCTGATTCTGAAGACCGCGGACTGTATTTTCGCCATTCATGACAGAAAGTCCGATAAACAAGGACTAGAGCGAGGTCAGCATGTGTGAAAGAATGAAGATTTACGAGGGAAGACTTACTGCGCCGACTGTGAGAATGGCCTTGGAGTACATATAACCCGGGCTTCTCCAGTACTGAATAAAAAGGCGTTTCGTGACCTCCCATAACTGTGTAGATAGAGGAGAAGCAAACTCGTTATACTCGGAGGGGTCAGCGCCGCCTGATGTAGGTGTAGGCGATGGGTGTGACGCCTTGAGATATTCGAGCTCCTCTTGCACTGCCCTGTACTCTGCAGACTGTCTCCATGCGGCTGGCCAATCTACATCAGTATGAGTACCCGGTGCCGCCCCGATGACTTCAAGCATATGCTCTGCTGGGTTGGCCTTGGGTGGTAGAGGCGGGCCTCCGTTGCGAGTGAAGTAGTCCATCAAGATCTGCGAATTCTCACCGATTTGACCAAAATAGACAGTCTTTCCCCCCTTCGCGAGCAGAAGTAGGCGGTCAAATCGTTGGAAAAGCATAGCAGAGGGCTGATGAATGGTACACAATATCGCTTGACCACTCTTGGTCAATTGCTCCATCAAGTCGCAGATAGACCAGGAAGTCTGACTGTCGAGTCCAGAAGTCGGCTCATCGAGAAAGAGTAAAAGCTGCGGACGTgcgacaagctcaacagcGATCGTAAGTCTCTTGCGCTGTTCAACATTGAGGCCTTCGCCTGGGACACCGATAATGGCATCTGCATAGGCGTCCATCCCGAGGAGCGAAAGGACAGTCTCGACGTAGTCCAGTCGTTCTTGCTTGGAGTACTTCGCTGGCTGCCGAAGCATGGCACTAAATCGTAGCGCTTCTCGTACCGTTGAACTGGCCTGGTGCAGATCCTGCTGAGTCACATAGCCCGTCTTCCTCTGAAAGGAAGAGTCGCGAGAGTGACCATTAACAAGCATATTACCGGAGACAACACCCATTGTCACCCGACTGGCGAGGACGTCGAGAAGAGTGGTTTTACCGGCACCCGAGACACCCTATGAGTACGTGAGTAAGTATGAACCGGGGTAAAATAAATCCCACTGCAGTATAGAAGGTACTAACCATGAGAGCCGTCAAGGTTCCAGGCTTGACCCAACCATCGACATGATCCAAAATCCTGCGCGTCTcgctcttgatcttgacgtcGTAGCAGACATCCTTCCAATGGAAGACGGACGTttgcttctcgacctcgacctTCTCACTCGAAGAACCAGATACCTCTTGTTTTCTTGTAGGCGTAGGAACACCCGACTCTTCATCGCTGACCCGCTTACCAGATACCTTGTGCATAGCCTCCCGGAGAAAGACCAACACTTCGCCTTTCGAGTGCTCCGAAGCGACATACTCGGTAGTCCAAAGGTGAAGAGCCATAAAGAACACAGTCcaggcgatgatgatgccaaAGTTCCTCCATCGGTGGCTGTTGACGAAGCCAAATGAGGCCTTCAAGTAATCCTCACCCTTGACGAATGATTGGCCGGGTACAGATCCGGGCACATTGCAAACGTATTCGCCGTTGCCTAAGTTCTCGTAACCAGGACCATGCGGGACAAAGTCTGAGCAGGGGAACTGTTGACCAACAAACTCGATTAAAAACACGCTCTCCAGGCCATAATATACAGGGTTCACCCATCGGATCCAGCCAAGCCAGTTCTGCATATAAGCGGGAGGGATCGCGAATCCTGAGTATAAGACCAAAGCCAACAGGATGATGCAGGCAGGGGCCAGGGCCTGGGAAATGGACTTGGTTGCAGAGCCAATGAAGCGGAACATCATCGACATACAGAGAGTGAtagagaatgagagaagaaggaaagcgAAGAATGGACCCGGTTCGCGACGCAGGTTGCACATGAAGTATAGCGTGCAATTGAGAAGAATTGAGTTGACGACCTTGTACGGGAGATCAGTGGCCATTGCTGACAGGGCTTCGGCACTCGGATGGTAAAAAGCGTATCGAGACTGCTTTTCAACAACCTTTCGCTTTGCATACAGAGTCATGATCTCGAGGATGCTCGAGAACGcgttgatgaggacgatgaagaatAGCAGAATGGTTCGACGGAAGAAGCTTGTGGTGTTGAAAGGCAGGTTGTAGAAAATACTCGAAATAATCAGTCCCTCGAATAGGTTGCTGATAAGCATGGTGAGAGTGATGCTAGGGTCTCCGATCAACATAGTGAAGCCTCGCCAGAGGTTGATGGTGTATTGTTGTAGATAGGAGAGGTTGAAGGGAGACCGTTCCCTCTGAGCCGCGGCTTGATCGAGCCTTCGGGATTTGGAGAACTTTTGAAGATCATGTCCATCGAAGGGATGTTGTTCCATATAGTAGTCGATCTCGTCGATAAGTCTAGACTGTTGCTGGCTTTGCTGCCAGGCCCGGGCAAACTCGTCCGAAGTTCGAGGTGGATTGGCGCCGGGGCGGATTATTCTCTCGGCTGGGTTGGTCATCGAAGTGAGGAAGTCGGCTGTTGTCTGTTGCTCGGGGCAAATGAAGCCGAGGTTCTCAAAGTAGGCTTGGGCCTTGTCCGTCCTTCCGAAGTAGATCTGACGGCCCTCGTACAGGacaatgaccttgtcaaaTAGCTATGTACCAAGTTAGCCACGGAGGTAGATTGAACAACACGCGTGGAATACTTACATCATAGGCACTCTGAGGCGCTTGGTAGATTGCGACGCAAGAGGCAATACCGAGGGTATCAGCTTGGGTGCGCAAGACACGGCAGAACTCAACGGCGTTGGCGCTATCGAGACCGCGTGTGCTGTTGTCCCAGCACTGTAGAGGGGAATATCCCAGGGCAGCCTCGGCGATGGTGACTCTCTTGCGCTCGCCGCCACTGACACCACGGACGTagtcatcaccaactcgAGTGTTCTTGGTATGTGAAATGCCAAACATAGCCATGATAACATCACGAAGATGCTCAGCATACTCTCGAGCTGTGACACCAGGAGGAAGCTTGTCCTTTGGAGGACATCGGCAGCGGGCGGCGAAGTAAAGGGTATCGCCGACGGTAAGATGCGGGAAATGGTGATCGACTTCGGCCGTGTAGATGGCTTCGCCTCGATAGgctttcttcatctgctcGGGCCGGATGCCCTGGTAGTTCAAGACTGTATCGTTGCCGAAGTGGAAGCCGTGGGTCTCGCCTGCAATACTGCGAAGCAGGGTTGAACAGCCCGAGCCTGGAGGACCTAGAACACATAGCATCTCTCCAGCTTCGACGTACCCGTCGATACCACGGAGGATATCAATGCGCTGACCCTTGTCCCCAAATATCTTCCTGGCGaaactcgaagccttgagGACGATGTTGGTCAGAGTATTCTGGAAGTCGGTCGCTTGGCCAAAGCCGTATGcattgaggttcttgaacgCGATACCGGCAGTGCGAGGGGTACTACCATCAGCAGTTTCGGTCCGGGTCTTGAGATAGGCCTTGGCCCATTTCTTGGAGTTGAAATGGGGGCTCTGCGGATCAAGGGGACCGCCATCACTCAAGGGGAACAATGGCCCATGACCCGATCCAGCAGATTGACTCGTAAACCTGCGCGCCAAGTCGTGGATTTCCTCTTCGTACTCAGGTTCATCAGACAGGTCGTTGTTGTCCCGCGTCCT
It encodes:
- a CDS encoding ATPase, yielding MNPPSDPRPSDAPSMSSATLGDRTRDNNDLSDEPEYEEEIHDLARRFTSQSAGSGHGPLFPLSDGGPLDPQSPHFNSKKWAKAYLKTRTETADGSTPRTAGIAFKNLNAYGFGQATDFQNTLTNIVLKASSFARKIFGDKGQRIDILRGIDGYVEAGEMLCVLGPPGSGCSTLLRSIAGETHGFHFGNDTVLNYQGIRPEQMKKAYRGEAIYTAEVDHHFPHLTVGDTLYFAARCRCPPKDKLPPGVTAREYAEHLRDVIMAMFGISHTKNTRVGDDYVRGVSGGERKRVTIAEAALGYSPLQCWDNSTRGLDSANAVEFCRVLRTQADTLGIASCVAIYQAPQSAYDLFDKVIVLYEGRQIYFGRTDKAQAYFENLGFICPEQQTTADFLTSMTNPAERIIRPGANPPRTSDEFARAWQQSQQQSRLIDEIDYYMEQHPFDGHDLQKFSKSRRLDQAAAQRERSPFNLSYLQQYTINLWRGFTMLIGDPSITLTMLISNLFEGLIISSIFYNLPFNTTSFFRRTILLFFIVLINAFSSILEIMTLYAKRKVVEKQSRYAFYHPSAEALSAMATDLPYKVVNSILLNCTLYFMCNLRREPGPFFAFLLLSFSITLCMSMMFRFIGSATKSISQALAPACIILLALVLYSGFAIPPAYMQNWLGWIRWVNPVYYGLESVFLIEFVGQQFPCSDFVPHGPGYENLGNGEYVCNVPGSVPGQSFVKGEDYLKASFGFVNSHRWRNFGIIIAWTVFFMALHLWTTEYVASEHSKGEVLVFLREAMHKVSGKRVSDEESGVPTPTRKQEVSGSSSEKVEVEKQTSVFHWKDVCYDVKIKSETRRILDHVDGWVKPGTLTALMGVSGAGKTTLLDVLASRVTMGVVSGNMLVNGHSRDSSFQRKTGYVTQQDLHQASSTVREALRFSAMLRQPAKYSKQERLDYVETVLSLLGMDAYADAIIGVPGEGLNVEQRKRLTIAVELVARPQLLLFLDEPTSGLDSQTSWSICDLMEQLTKSGQAILCTIHQPSAMLFQRFDRLLLLAKGGKTVYFGQIGENSQILMDYFTRNGGPPLPPKANPAEHMLEVIGAAPGTHTDVDWPAAWRQSAEYRAVQEELEYLKASHPSPTPTSGGADPSEYNEFASPLSTQLWEVTKRLFIQYWRSPGYMYSKAILTVGASLFIGLSVMNGENTVRGLQNQMFGVFIFLTIFSQVAEQMMPAFVEQRTLYEARERPAKTYSWQSFMFANLTVEIVWNSFIGIFAFICWYFPIGLYRNAEYTNEVHSRGITIFLHVWMFFLLASSFAHMIIAGLPNADTAGGVMNLLFIMMFAFCGVLAGPDALPGFWIFMYRVNPFTYVVEGFLGTTLANAPVTCADNEILEFKPANGTCEEFLSNYMSNMGGYLVGKSSGSKTQCQYCPMADTNAFLKGINVSFDNRWRDFGLLWVYVVFNCVAAIAIYWLARVPRKRKNKKE